The following is a genomic window from Maniola hyperantus chromosome 15, iAphHyp1.2, whole genome shotgun sequence.
cgccgcacaccctgcaccataggtaaagacgcctctgtgtcattccaaaggccgatgtacttacctacattactttcagccgcgtactgtacttagttCTAAGGTCTAGTTATTTAGGTAGCTTGTATGTTTAGCCTCCGTAGTAAGTCTGCCATCtcggtctatttggcttctggagcgagcttggatggctggagtgacttcggcggggaggggcgatgcacgcacaacagacgggaacgtttaagtgcggaaaccagcccagaatgaagaagaagaagaagtctgCCATCTGCCTTCAGCGGTTCTTGCTATTGTGGACGCAATAATAATGTATCTACATCCACGCCGCGAGTATAAAACTTTACCTTATAATGGACTGATctgtcaatgcacagctcaaactactctggacggatcgggctgaaatttcaacatcacatcattttactAATACAGTCCATAGATAACTCTGTTATCTATGTTACAGCCCAAGACCCTATTGGCGAAGTCGGTGACGATAGGTACTATTTTATAACGCGAAAGAAATCACTCAAAGCAGCACTATTTTTGTTATCACAGCTCAAGAACAGAAGCTTCAGCGATCCCTGGGTTCAAATTAGGATTGCATTGGACGCCTTTCCACCAGGCTACCTCGACTCTTTGAACAGGTACCTATACTCACACTTACCTTATTTCTTGAAATGTTTACAGAGATGCGATTACTATGAAGGAGGTTCTGGGTTCAATTCTCAgtatgtacgtacctacttatacagtAACTGCTGATATTGTCTGCTTCAATTCGTAGTATAAAGTGCTTTCCGAATCGATGGTAACACTAAGAACTATCTGTTCGTAGTGTTACCACTTACCATCGTAAGCAAAAATCTCAGCAGTTACCTACCGAGAATCGAACGCAGAACCTCCTTACATTGTGAACTTCactttaagtaggtaacagATGTATaaagtaactagatgatgcccgcgacttcgtccgcgtggatgtaggtttttttaaatgggaactcttttatttttcgggataaaatgtagcctatgtaagCCAACTAGCTTACAACTGGTAAGTtgtacccatgtaaaaaatcgcGTCCattcgttgcggcgtgattgaaggacaaaccaacacactttcgcattataatatgggtagtgattgaaaACATTACGAAGTTGTGAGTTACGAGAGGTTGCGGGCCGcagtaatagtatttttttctccTGTTCAAGTTTCCAAGGTAGTTCCTCGGAAAGCTCAGACGAGCTCAACCTGGAGCGGCACCGATACAACGAGGAGTTGAAGCTGAAGATGGAGAGGTTCTTCGACGAGGAGTGCCGGGTGTTCTCCCCTGACGACCCCGGCTTGATTGCGCTAGAAGAAGCTTTGCAGAATACCGAGTTAAAGGTAcaggtattaaaaaaaccggtcaagtgctagtcggactcgcacacgaagggttccttaccatTGTGCCAGGTATACctaacttttatgtagaacacgcaagttaatgacggaccgCGCCATCTATATGCGATTACAATTTAtataaatcaaatcaatcacCCTGTTTGACTGCTGGATATAAAGCAAAAGCGcggccaccacacacgatcctccgttTTCCACCCACTTCTCGCTACCTTcataaggtcgtcagtccagcgggttggaggtcgtcccagaCTGCGCGCtcatacgcggtctccactccagaacatgtCTGCCCTGCAGTGGCCATCGCcagttctgcggcagacgtggcctgtccactaccacttcagctggctaattcgttgagctatatcgatcaccctggttctcctacgaatttcctcgttacggattttgtccctcagagagatcaGAGACCGTGAAAATACCTTCCTTTTTGTTTTCtgtgggagcttatgacataatatgtcgtagataatcgctggtattctcacggatgacggatagaactcggatgacggaagtgcattGCGTAATcgcttttaggggttgaattttcaaaaatcctttcttagcagatgcctaaatagctatctgcatgccaaatttcagcccgatccgtccagtagtttgagctgtgcgttgataaatcagtcagtcaccttttccttttatgtaatttagaatttctaaaatattattgaTATCTCTTTTCAGAGCACAGATTCAGACAGCAATGTTTCGTGAAGATTTTCAGAAAACGCCATGGCTGCCTAGCTATCTATCGAAGTTTCAATGGATCAATAATTTATAGACGTCAAGAGTTTTTCTGcactcaatattaaaaaaaatcggtccagtCATTTTAACAAATTACAAAACAGATACATAGTTAATGCAAAGAATTTGGATGTACTTTCCTATGTCGATGAGTTaatgtaattatgtattttttccaATCACTCAATTAAAAAATTTGCCGCAACCAAAAAAATTTGCCgagaaactatttttttattttatttaaatttatattactaggtaataatgtaaataaaacaaaatatttgtgaaaaatg
Proteins encoded in this region:
- the LOC117988885 gene encoding uncharacterized protein, whose translation is MNMFQSILETIPATRSQLVNELDIPDDVSVQPYIWSEPEDLESDSVTSVTIDELDVKTVSSESSLALSRAMTDSEIDYGRYRMLKNRSFSDPWVQIRIALDAFPPGYLDSLNSFQGSSSESSDELNLERHRYNEELKLKMERFFDEECRVFSPDDPGLIALEEALQNTELKSTDSDSNVS